From a region of the Halomicrobium mukohataei DSM 12286 genome:
- a CDS encoding AbrB/MazE/SpoVT family DNA-binding domain-containing protein, whose product MSSDRIDAESKVSGNQANIPARIRRELDIDDGDQLRWQLESDGSIRVEVIQQQTGTFTDFDGYAGENATDVTNDHDAWGVNVE is encoded by the coding sequence ATGAGCAGCGACAGAATCGACGCCGAAAGCAAGGTATCTGGAAATCAGGCAAACATCCCCGCCCGGATTCGACGTGAACTCGATATCGACGACGGTGATCAGCTCCGCTGGCAGCTTGAAAGTGATGGGAGTATCCGGGTCGAAGTCATCCAACAGCAGACGGGCACGTTCACCGATTTCGACGGCTACGCTGGTGAAAATGCAACCGATGTGACCAACGATCACGACGCCTGGGGCGTCAACGTCGAGTAA
- a CDS encoding orc1/cdc6 family replication initiation protein produces the protein MGDGDDQQSLSQSIKGRLQEGVQDSVFRDKGLLDPDAVIDEDRIVGRDEQLEDIITYLRPALQGNRPPNMLLYGPSGTGKSLIINAVCQQVIELANSQDIDFGVVEINCQTLKSHDRAVYQLVENAAAKAGVEVGVPQSGVSTSQKLNRFYDILSEHFESVIIILDEVDLLVGRQRDPNDEPAYSKLLYQLSRASQLGRIDQHVSVAALTNDPRFMEELDGRAESSFNPQDVVFSDYDANQLQAILERRRDAFQEGVLEDGIIPLSAAFAAQDHGDARKAIDLFRTAGEIADRAGDDTVHEQHVRDAQEEAERDRTLTQMQGLSSQKKLSLYATAIVPVYSNRNLNAVPSTVAYRVYQYLTELLDTDEKSRDSYLRYMGEAETYNFVTSEKRGRGYGSGVHKEYTFVDDPEVVAETLRSDIRLEEVEQDESLIQSVVNAQIEDFFEG, from the coding sequence ATGGGTGACGGCGACGACCAGCAGTCACTGTCCCAGTCTATCAAGGGACGACTTCAGGAGGGCGTCCAGGACTCCGTTTTCAGGGACAAGGGTCTCCTCGATCCGGACGCCGTTATCGACGAGGACCGCATCGTCGGTCGCGACGAACAGCTCGAAGACATCATCACGTATCTCCGGCCGGCGCTGCAGGGCAACCGCCCGCCGAATATGCTACTCTACGGCCCGTCTGGGACCGGCAAGTCCCTGATCATCAACGCCGTCTGCCAGCAGGTGATCGAACTGGCAAACAGCCAGGACATCGACTTCGGCGTCGTCGAAATCAACTGCCAGACGCTCAAATCACACGATCGAGCCGTCTACCAGCTCGTGGAAAACGCCGCGGCGAAAGCGGGCGTCGAGGTCGGCGTCCCACAGAGCGGGGTCTCCACGAGCCAGAAGCTCAACCGTTTCTACGACATTCTGAGTGAACACTTCGAGTCGGTCATCATCATCCTCGACGAGGTCGACCTGCTCGTCGGTCGCCAGCGGGATCCAAACGACGAACCGGCGTACTCGAAACTCCTGTATCAGCTGTCCCGGGCCTCTCAGCTGGGCCGGATCGACCAGCACGTCTCGGTCGCCGCCCTCACGAACGATCCGCGCTTCATGGAGGAACTCGACGGTCGTGCCGAGAGCTCGTTCAACCCTCAGGACGTGGTGTTTTCGGACTACGACGCCAACCAGCTGCAGGCGATCCTGGAACGCCGACGCGACGCGTTCCAGGAGGGAGTCCTCGAAGACGGGATCATCCCGCTCAGTGCTGCCTTCGCGGCACAGGATCACGGCGACGCGCGGAAAGCGATCGACCTGTTCCGGACGGCAGGCGAGATCGCGGACCGTGCCGGCGACGACACGGTCCACGAACAGCACGTTCGCGACGCACAGGAAGAGGCCGAACGCGACCGGACGCTGACCCAGATGCAGGGCCTCTCCTCCCAGAAGAAGCTCTCGCTGTACGCGACGGCGATCGTCCCGGTCTACTCGAACCGCAACCTCAACGCCGTCCCGAGTACGGTCGCCTACCGCGTCTATCAGTATCTCACGGAGCTTCTGGACACGGACGAGAAGTCTCGAGACTCCTACCTCCGGTACATGGGCGAGGCCGAGACCTACAACTTCGTCACCTCGGAGAAACGGGGCCGTGGCTACGGCAGCGGCGTCCACAAAGAGTACACGTTCGTCGACGATCCAGAGGTCGTCGCCGAAACGCTGCGCTCGGACATCCGACTCGAAGAGGTCGAGCAGGACGAGTCACTGATCCAGTCCGTCGTCAACGCTCAGATCGAGGACTTCTTCGAGGGGTGA
- a CDS encoding vWA domain-containing protein, with protein MRLTAQTEPPDLAALSTPERASSERRRELERLASLCTDRERTISIAFDEERAFARPAEGAGPDAYEIVLPTEKYEQPGTELPPGLWDRSIQVAFLFHELGHVYYSDFDRFGDCLERVDGRWRDLFRMVYNTAEDGVVETQIANEFSVTDDFVLLNDVLVSRADERHRAYVDLFDLATADGEPVQSYTVFEALAVGLLDRGFVDSGRFAAIVDPDDDRRVVYDGQREALVDLVPAMDEFVADVLSEPDGTRRVDRAHDFFETARDTLAGLPPRQNGRLQTAPVRPSDARARAGWTADAADRLPDDGAASAHVARDRAADDRSASGASGAGSVADPDEDRRPPGRVEDDTVRRVRRRSVRAQSNRAGSGRSPLEREARHLLDVVDDESTALEEVIVVDPAEDGGDRDRWDDAVGRSKQLQRDLSTQLRRERRPRDEPGHRTGRLDGRRLVGASHGAQRVFTRRESGTAKDHSCLVVLDRSGSMDGEPIRTAETATAQLVHALFAVGVDASVLSIWEGYPCLELPFGGRPSEHVDRLMTERADWGTPLSTAVAVARERLDDGRGSHPFVVVVTDGAPDHPDRYQSQLAACTVPVFGVYIGSEPGTHTEYFDRIVHAETDTLARTMQRLVRALFSTEA; from the coding sequence ATGCGACTGACAGCACAGACCGAGCCGCCGGACCTCGCCGCCCTCTCGACGCCAGAGCGGGCCTCCAGCGAGCGCCGCCGAGAGCTCGAACGCCTCGCGTCGCTGTGTACGGACAGGGAGAGGACGATCTCGATCGCCTTCGACGAGGAGCGAGCGTTCGCTCGGCCGGCCGAGGGGGCCGGCCCGGACGCCTACGAGATCGTGCTGCCGACGGAGAAATACGAGCAGCCCGGCACGGAGCTGCCGCCGGGGCTGTGGGATCGCTCGATCCAGGTCGCCTTTCTCTTCCACGAACTGGGCCACGTCTACTACTCCGACTTCGATCGCTTCGGCGACTGTTTAGAGCGGGTCGACGGGCGCTGGCGCGACCTGTTTCGGATGGTGTACAACACCGCCGAGGACGGCGTCGTCGAGACTCAGATCGCCAACGAGTTCTCAGTCACCGACGACTTCGTCCTCCTCAACGACGTGCTCGTCTCGCGGGCCGACGAGCGACACCGCGCGTACGTCGACCTGTTCGACCTCGCGACCGCCGACGGCGAGCCGGTCCAGTCCTACACCGTCTTCGAAGCCCTCGCAGTCGGGCTGCTCGACCGTGGCTTCGTCGACAGCGGTCGCTTCGCCGCCATCGTCGACCCGGACGACGACCGGCGTGTCGTCTACGACGGCCAGCGGGAGGCGCTCGTCGACCTCGTCCCGGCGATGGACGAGTTCGTCGCCGACGTGCTCTCGGAGCCCGACGGCACCCGGCGGGTCGACCGGGCCCACGACTTCTTTGAGACCGCCAGAGACACCCTCGCTGGGCTCCCGCCGCGACAGAACGGTCGGCTCCAGACCGCGCCGGTCCGGCCCAGCGACGCCCGGGCCCGCGCCGGCTGGACCGCAGACGCGGCGGACCGGCTGCCCGACGACGGGGCGGCCAGCGCGCACGTCGCCCGAGATCGCGCTGCTGACGACCGGTCCGCCTCCGGAGCCAGCGGTGCGGGAAGCGTCGCCGATCCGGACGAGGACCGGCGGCCGCCGGGCCGCGTCGAGGACGACACGGTCAGACGGGTCCGGCGACGGAGCGTGCGCGCCCAGTCGAACCGGGCGGGCTCGGGCCGGTCACCCCTCGAACGCGAGGCCCGACACCTCCTCGATGTCGTCGACGACGAGTCGACGGCTCTCGAAGAGGTGATCGTCGTCGACCCCGCCGAGGACGGTGGCGACCGGGACCGCTGGGACGACGCGGTCGGGCGTTCGAAGCAACTCCAGCGGGACCTCTCGACGCAGCTTCGCCGCGAGCGCCGTCCCAGAGATGAGCCTGGTCATCGCACCGGCCGACTCGACGGGCGGCGACTCGTCGGCGCGAGCCACGGGGCCCAGCGGGTCTTCACCCGCCGGGAGTCCGGGACGGCCAAAGACCACTCCTGTCTGGTCGTGCTGGACCGGTCGGGATCGATGGACGGCGAACCGATCCGGACGGCCGAGACTGCGACGGCCCAGCTCGTCCACGCGCTGTTCGCGGTCGGGGTCGACGCGTCCGTGCTGTCGATCTGGGAGGGGTATCCGTGTCTGGAACTCCCCTTCGGGGGTCGCCCGTCCGAGCACGTCGACCGGCTGATGACCGAACGTGCGGACTGGGGGACGCCGCTCTCGACGGCCGTCGCCGTCGCCCGTGAGCGCCTCGACGACGGCCGGGGATCTCACCCGTTCGTCGTCGTCGTGACCGACGGCGCGCCGGACCACCCCGACCGCTACCAGTCGCAGCTGGCGGCGTGTACCGTTCCCGTGTTCGGCGTCTACATCGGGTCGGAACCGGGCACTCACACCGAGTACTTCGACCGGATCGTCCACGCCGAGACCGACACGCTCGCACGAACGATGCAGCGCCTCGTCAGGGCGCTGTTCTCGACGGAGGCCTGA
- a CDS encoding PIN domain-containing protein, with product MPRALIDTSVLFAAAYKRDNSHDGALPVLQGIDTGTLPEAVVLDYVLAETLNGLTTHAGHDAAVDLLDRIEENARFHIDTLTIDALATGKSLFRQHEPLSFVDACIVAYMQTEGLGYLYAFDDDFDAVEDVYRLETATNPYDPN from the coding sequence ATGCCCCGCGCACTCATCGATACGTCAGTCCTGTTTGCAGCCGCGTACAAGCGAGATAATTCACACGACGGCGCACTTCCAGTGCTCCAGGGCATCGATACTGGAACGCTTCCTGAGGCAGTCGTCCTCGACTACGTTCTCGCCGAAACGCTGAACGGCCTCACGACACACGCCGGCCACGACGCAGCGGTCGATCTCCTTGATCGCATCGAAGAAAACGCCCGCTTCCACATCGACACACTCACCATCGATGCCCTCGCGACAGGAAAGTCCCTCTTTCGCCAACACGAACCCCTCTCCTTCGTCGATGCCTGTATTGTCGCGTATATGCAAACCGAGGGTCTCGGCTACCTGTATGCGTTTGATGACGATTTTGACGCTGTCGAGGACGTCTATCGGCTCGAAACAGCGACGAATCCCTACGATCCAAACTGA
- a CDS encoding protein kinase domain-containing protein, whose product MDTDEDSTREIDSLRRDADGAPARVDLDAAGRFLDSNQPKNRQTATYVFKQVAKSDARRVRGYLDTLEPRLEDSNSKTRNFTLFAFSEVVEVDPRRVSDYLDAIEPRLNDESENTRNLATYVFKEVAQEDPRQVIDSLDAVEPRLDDAEESTRNFAVSVFSEVVEVDPRRVSDHLDAIEPRLDDKSENTRSLATYVFGEVSREEPRQVIDYLDAIEPRLDDAKQSTRNFATTAFSEVVEVAPRPVSRSLDALEPRLDDESENTRHLAAYVFKEVAKEKPRHTSGYLDALEDCLDDRGEKTRNFAAYVFKEVAKKEPRLAYDYLDALEDRLDDQSQETRNFATYVFKEVSKEDPRLTIDYLDALEDRLDDESQGTRNFATYVFKQVANEKPNQVLDSLDALEDRLDDASGNTRNFATTAFGEAVEVAPQRVSGHIDALEPRLDDESENTRNLAAYVFGEVSKEEPRQTLDYLDALVPRLDDPKRPTRNFATTPFSEGVEVSPRRVSGYLDALEPRLDDESENTRNLATYVFTEVAKEEPRQVVDHLDAIESRLDDPKRSTRKFAASTFATVSEEHPSRVADYLPSIVPLLADGNDTIEDYAGSCFAQVARHDPEPLRDLLRSGESKRFGAATVERVEAILAANTSEDDDDDSSASVHVDKRRPADIPGAPEAEIALDEIEEERTIGQGGNADVVEASVSSGTEDTSIAIKRPRMSGTIHGETIERLLDEAERWDRLDGHDHIVGVVDWGASPVPWIGMEFMDGGHLGERAGEMSLAQKLWTALAVTKAVRHAHKHGVAHLDLKPENVLFRTVEDAWDVPKVADWGLSKQLLEHSQSVQGLTPQYAAPEQFDDDYGTSDHSTDIYQLGAVFYELFTGQPPFDSNPSKAMYQILESEPTPPSEIAAVPPRVDEILLTALSKSKAQRYDDILYLRDALQEACEDL is encoded by the coding sequence ATGGACACCGACGAGGATTCGACTCGTGAGATCGACAGTCTGCGGCGTGACGCCGATGGCGCTCCGGCCCGGGTAGATCTCGACGCGGCCGGTCGGTTTCTCGACAGCAACCAGCCCAAGAACCGCCAGACAGCTACCTACGTGTTCAAGCAGGTCGCCAAATCGGACGCACGGCGAGTGAGGGGCTATCTCGACACTCTCGAACCGCGTCTCGAGGATTCGAACAGCAAGACGCGAAACTTCACGCTGTTCGCGTTCAGCGAGGTCGTCGAAGTCGACCCCCGGCGAGTGAGTGACTATCTGGACGCCATCGAACCACGCCTCAACGACGAGAGCGAAAATACGCGAAATCTCGCGACCTACGTCTTCAAAGAGGTCGCCCAGGAGGACCCCCGGCAGGTAATCGACTCTCTCGACGCGGTCGAACCGCGACTCGACGACGCCGAGGAATCGACACGAAACTTCGCGGTCTCCGTGTTCAGCGAAGTGGTCGAAGTCGATCCCCGTCGAGTGAGCGACCATCTGGACGCGATCGAACCGCGGCTCGACGACAAGAGCGAAAATACGCGAAGCCTCGCGACCTACGTCTTCGGAGAGGTCTCTAGGGAAGAACCCCGACAGGTGATCGACTATCTGGACGCGATCGAGCCACGGCTCGACGATGCCAAACAATCCACTCGGAACTTCGCGACTACCGCGTTCAGCGAAGTCGTCGAAGTCGCCCCCCGGCCAGTGAGTCGTTCTCTGGACGCGCTCGAACCACGACTCGACGACGAGAGTGAGAACACGAGACACCTCGCGGCCTACGTTTTCAAGGAAGTCGCAAAGGAGAAGCCACGCCACACGAGCGGCTATCTCGACGCGCTCGAAGACTGCCTCGACGACCGGGGAGAGAAGACGAGGAACTTCGCAGCGTACGTCTTCAAGGAAGTCGCCAAAAAAGAGCCACGCCTCGCGTATGACTATCTCGACGCGCTCGAAGACCGCCTCGACGATCAGAGCCAGGAAACGAGAAACTTCGCAACCTACGTCTTCAAGGAAGTCTCCAAGGAAGATCCACGGCTGACGATTGACTATCTCGACGCGCTCGAAGATCGCCTCGATGACGAAAGCCAAGGAACGAGAAACTTCGCGACCTACGTCTTCAAGCAAGTCGCTAACGAGAAACCGAACCAGGTTCTCGACTCTCTGGACGCGCTCGAAGACCGCCTCGACGATGCGAGTGGGAACACGCGGAACTTCGCGACCACCGCGTTCGGCGAAGCCGTCGAGGTTGCCCCCCAGCGAGTGAGTGGCCATATAGACGCCCTCGAACCGCGACTCGACGACGAGAGCGAGAACACGCGAAACCTCGCGGCCTACGTCTTCGGAGAGGTCTCCAAGGAAGAGCCCCGGCAGACACTCGACTACTTAGACGCGCTCGTACCACGGCTCGACGACCCCAAACGACCGACGCGAAACTTCGCGACCACTCCGTTCAGCGAGGGCGTCGAGGTCTCCCCTCGGCGAGTGAGTGGCTATCTGGACGCACTCGAACCGCGACTCGACGACGAGAGCGAGAACACGCGAAACCTTGCGACCTACGTGTTCACGGAAGTGGCCAAAGAAGAGCCCCGACAGGTGGTCGACCATCTGGACGCGATCGAATCGCGACTCGACGATCCGAAGCGATCGACACGAAAGTTCGCCGCCTCCACGTTCGCAACCGTATCCGAAGAACACCCGTCACGGGTCGCCGACTACCTTCCGTCGATCGTCCCACTACTGGCAGACGGGAACGACACCATCGAGGACTACGCAGGGTCCTGTTTCGCCCAGGTCGCCAGACACGATCCGGAGCCGTTGCGAGACCTGCTCCGCTCTGGCGAGTCGAAGCGGTTCGGAGCGGCGACGGTCGAGCGAGTAGAGGCAATTCTAGCTGCAAACACGTCAGAGGACGACGATGACGACAGCTCAGCGTCGGTCCACGTCGACAAACGGCGACCGGCAGACATTCCGGGTGCGCCAGAAGCGGAGATCGCCCTCGACGAGATCGAAGAGGAACGGACGATCGGACAGGGAGGCAACGCCGACGTGGTGGAGGCGTCGGTTTCGAGCGGGACGGAAGACACGTCGATCGCGATCAAGAGACCACGGATGTCGGGGACGATTCACGGCGAGACGATCGAGCGGTTGCTCGACGAAGCCGAGCGGTGGGACAGGCTGGACGGACACGACCACATCGTCGGCGTCGTCGACTGGGGGGCGAGCCCGGTCCCGTGGATCGGAATGGAGTTCATGGACGGCGGACACCTCGGCGAACGGGCTGGAGAGATGAGTCTGGCCCAGAAGCTCTGGACCGCGCTCGCAGTCACGAAGGCCGTTCGCCACGCACACAAGCACGGCGTCGCTCACCTCGATCTCAAGCCCGAGAACGTCCTCTTTCGGACGGTCGAAGACGCCTGGGACGTGCCGAAAGTAGCGGACTGGGGACTCTCGAAGCAGTTGCTCGAACACTCCCAGAGCGTACAGGGGCTCACGCCACAGTACGCCGCACCGGAGCAGTTCGACGACGACTACGGGACCAGCGATCACAGCACGGACATCTATCAACTCGGCGCGGTCTTCTACGAGCTGTTCACCGGACAGCCACCGTTCGACAGTAATCCATCGAAGGCGATGTACCAGATCCTGGAGAGTGAGCCGACGCCGCCAAGCGAGATCGCAGCGGTCCCACCGCGCGTAGACGAGATCCTGTTGACGGCACTGTCCAAATCGAAAGCCCAGCGGTACGACGACATCCTGTACCTCCGGGACGCTCTACAGGAGGCGTGTGAAGACCTGTAG
- a CDS encoding ATP-binding protein, whose protein sequence is MTVPETTADADTVGERTGEQFGELSVLADTGHEKVPEIERDDYHHRQIEGDRTDVEIVTRALELGMNVVLKGPPGVGKSFLTRYVCAMTNRPLYRVTLSETTYREDLLGHLHLVSGDGGETVTEWIDGPLTRAVREGAVLLLDEINAADANTVAALNAVMEQRATRSLTIPQTGEQLVPHEEFRVVATSNPGYQGTYELNDAFEDRFRHVKLSYLPESVEVELVFDRTDLDRGKAAQIRDLVSFASRLREAYVDGELSTPVTTRELVRIARFMEDDFMTVGEAARSELVARVDEYDESLVRTLIDKRL, encoded by the coding sequence ATGACGGTCCCGGAGACGACGGCGGACGCCGACACCGTCGGTGAACGCACGGGCGAGCAGTTCGGCGAGCTCTCGGTGCTGGCAGACACCGGGCACGAGAAGGTACCGGAAATCGAGCGCGACGACTACCACCACCGCCAGATCGAGGGCGATCGGACGGACGTCGAGATCGTCACCCGCGCGCTGGAACTGGGGATGAACGTCGTCCTCAAGGGTCCCCCCGGCGTCGGCAAGAGCTTCCTCACGCGGTACGTCTGTGCGATGACGAACCGACCGCTGTACCGCGTGACGCTCTCGGAGACGACGTACCGCGAGGACCTGCTCGGTCACCTCCATCTCGTGAGCGGCGACGGCGGCGAAACGGTCACGGAGTGGATCGACGGGCCGCTGACCCGTGCGGTCAGGGAGGGAGCGGTCCTCCTGCTCGACGAGATCAACGCCGCCGACGCCAACACCGTCGCCGCTCTCAACGCCGTGATGGAACAGCGCGCGACCCGGTCGCTGACGATCCCACAGACGGGCGAGCAGCTCGTCCCACACGAGGAGTTTCGCGTCGTCGCGACCTCGAACCCCGGCTATCAGGGGACCTACGAGCTCAACGACGCCTTCGAGGATCGGTTTCGCCACGTCAAGCTCTCCTATCTCCCGGAGTCGGTCGAGGTCGAACTCGTCTTCGACCGGACGGACCTCGACAGGGGGAAAGCAGCTCAGATCCGGGACCTGGTGTCGTTCGCGAGCCGACTCCGGGAGGCGTACGTCGACGGAGAGCTGTCGACGCCGGTCACGACCCGGGAGCTCGTTCGAATCGCCCGGTTCATGGAAGACGACTTCATGACCGTCGGGGAGGCGGCCAGGAGCGAACTCGTCGCGCGCGTCGACGAGTACGACGAGTCGCTGGTCCGAACCCTCATCGACAAACGACTGTAG
- a CDS encoding outer membrane protein assembly factor BamB family protein, which translates to MSDSREPDPSTVESPSRRSLSPDSFDHGAVIGRTPTTVVHRIGVGADDQIAVKHPATHGTLGGDVFDSFRREGKRWAQLADHPHIVGVVDWGESPLPWLHHDADVPWVAMEYMDGGDLGEYTEELSIEGKLWVAERLADAVWYAHHDGGGLIHHDLKPENILFRETPDEQWDVPKIADWELARTLLNHSDSVGVTTPQYVAPEQAHNESTDQLTDQFQLGIVLYELFTGTYPFVDGPESAPEAALITGILRNDPVPPSERRPVVPSALDDVVLTMLAKDPDDRYEAMLQVRNDLRAIEPGDDRSEEPEPNPAARSRPDSRSVPTQTADWNGVGVGTGVVLDTTARGAAAIRTDLADDGTFYLSDLDHDLEPTQRVSLYYEGDDPGASDIIEVQPVESDEEPPAVGDSETFGEGVVIDTTGDSKAAVETDLATDGVFYLSGIEATLQTGDAVALRYEGSDPTASDVSQVVPIDELDATASVAADDTGEGEPAGESSPAGEVEPAEETPATDSARPIRGSWPRSGNDQGRTHATDQQGPDGSVDVLWQAEIGSGLEAPPVVADGTVYAGCSNGTTVALDAGTGTKRWQFETRNDVVAAPVVAGETLYAVSKDAHVYAIDREAGTERWAYDTGSAIYAPPVVANDRVVVTARSGAVAAIHTESGTEMWAVETTPGIRVPVTQYGRRRLLVGDDNGVVHVLTKGGSEQATIDISGRGRIRTPIVAPGNSGTVLVGDTLVDLQRETVVDTLARGVRSLPAVDEGTAYHVTDTEVRGIEIYSGEQIVSYGFDGSTSRLGTETTPAIADGIVYTGLGDGTVVAFDGTTGRERWRRELGSTVAGSPVLLDGHLFAATRDGTLYALAGQA; encoded by the coding sequence ATGAGTGACTCACGGGAGCCGGACCCTTCGACCGTCGAGAGCCCGAGTCGGCGGTCGCTGTCGCCCGACTCGTTCGATCACGGGGCAGTGATCGGTCGAACTCCCACGACGGTCGTCCACCGGATCGGGGTCGGCGCGGACGATCAGATCGCGGTCAAACACCCGGCGACCCACGGGACCCTGGGCGGTGACGTGTTCGATTCGTTTCGACGGGAGGGCAAACGGTGGGCTCAACTGGCCGACCACCCCCACATCGTCGGCGTCGTCGACTGGGGCGAGAGCCCGCTGCCGTGGCTCCACCACGACGCCGACGTGCCGTGGGTCGCGATGGAGTACATGGACGGCGGGGATCTCGGGGAGTACACGGAGGAGCTCTCCATTGAGGGCAAGCTCTGGGTCGCCGAGCGACTCGCCGACGCCGTCTGGTACGCACACCACGACGGCGGCGGCCTGATCCACCACGATCTGAAGCCCGAGAACATCCTCTTCCGCGAAACGCCGGACGAACAGTGGGACGTGCCCAAGATCGCCGACTGGGAGCTCGCCCGGACGCTCCTGAACCACTCCGACAGCGTCGGCGTCACCACGCCACAGTACGTCGCGCCCGAACAGGCCCACAACGAGTCGACCGACCAGCTCACCGACCAGTTCCAGCTGGGAATCGTCCTCTACGAGCTGTTTACCGGGACCTATCCGTTCGTCGACGGTCCCGAGTCGGCACCCGAAGCGGCACTGATCACGGGCATCCTGCGGAACGATCCCGTCCCGCCCAGCGAGCGTCGACCCGTGGTGCCGTCGGCGCTGGACGACGTGGTCCTGACGATGCTGGCAAAGGACCCCGACGATCGCTACGAGGCGATGCTCCAGGTCCGGAACGACCTGCGTGCGATCGAGCCAGGCGACGACCGCTCCGAGGAACCGGAGCCGAACCCGGCCGCTCGGAGCCGTCCTGACTCCCGTTCGGTGCCGACCCAGACGGCCGACTGGAACGGTGTCGGCGTCGGCACTGGCGTGGTCCTCGACACCACTGCTCGCGGAGCGGCGGCGATCAGGACCGACCTGGCAGACGACGGGACCTTCTACCTGAGCGATCTGGACCACGATCTCGAACCCACCCAACGGGTCTCGCTCTACTACGAGGGGGACGATCCGGGAGCGAGCGACATTATCGAGGTCCAGCCCGTCGAGAGCGACGAGGAGCCGCCCGCAGTGGGCGACAGCGAGACGTTCGGCGAGGGCGTGGTGATCGACACGACCGGCGACAGCAAGGCGGCCGTCGAGACCGACCTCGCCACCGACGGCGTGTTCTACCTCAGCGGTATCGAGGCGACCCTCCAGACCGGTGACGCGGTCGCGCTTCGCTACGAGGGATCCGATCCGACGGCGAGTGACGTCTCGCAGGTGGTGCCGATCGACGAACTCGACGCGACGGCGTCCGTCGCGGCCGACGACACCGGAGAGGGCGAACCCGCGGGGGAATCCTCCCCGGCCGGAGAGGTCGAACCCGCGGAGGAAACACCAGCCACCGACAGCGCCCGGCCGATACGAGGGAGTTGGCCGCGATCCGGGAACGATCAGGGCCGCACGCACGCAACGGACCAACAGGGTCCCGACGGTTCCGTCGACGTGCTGTGGCAGGCGGAGATCGGGAGCGGTCTCGAAGCGCCGCCGGTCGTCGCCGACGGGACCGTCTACGCCGGGTGCTCGAACGGAACGACGGTCGCACTCGACGCGGGGACGGGAACGAAACGCTGGCAGTTCGAGACGAGAAACGACGTCGTCGCCGCGCCGGTCGTCGCCGGTGAGACGCTGTATGCGGTGAGCAAGGACGCCCACGTGTACGCGATCGACCGCGAAGCGGGTACCGAGCGCTGGGCCTACGACACCGGGAGCGCGATATACGCACCACCGGTGGTGGCCAACGACCGCGTCGTCGTCACCGCACGTTCGGGCGCTGTCGCGGCGATCCACACCGAGAGCGGAACCGAAATGTGGGCCGTCGAGACGACGCCCGGCATTCGCGTTCCGGTGACCCAGTACGGCCGGCGACGGCTGCTGGTCGGTGACGACAACGGCGTGGTACACGTCCTGACGAAGGGTGGCTCCGAGCAGGCGACGATCGACATCAGTGGCCGTGGGCGCATCCGAACGCCGATCGTCGCGCCGGGAAACTCCGGAACGGTGCTGGTCGGTGACACGCTGGTCGACCTACAGCGCGAGACCGTCGTCGATACGCTCGCCCGCGGGGTCCGGTCGCTGCCCGCCGTCGACGAGGGGACGGCCTACCACGTGACCGATACGGAAGTCAGGGGCATCGAGATCTACAGCGGCGAGCAGATCGTTTCCTACGGCTTCGACGGCTCGACGAGTCGTCTCGGGACAGAAACGACACCGGCGATCGCCGACGGCATCGTGTACACGGGCCTCGGTGACGGAACGGTCGTCGCGTTCGACGGCACGACCGGGCGGGAACGCTGGCGACGAGAGCTCGGCTCGACGGTCGCCGGGTCGCCGGTTCTCCTGGACGGACACCTCTTCGCCGCGACGCGTGACGGGACCCTCTACGCGCTCGCCGGCCAGGCGTGA